A single window of Falco rusticolus isolate bFalRus1 chromosome 6, bFalRus1.pri, whole genome shotgun sequence DNA harbors:
- the GGPS1 gene encoding geranylgeranyl pyrophosphate synthase isoform X2, whose amino-acid sequence MDGMDETSKRILEPYQYLLQLPGKQVRTKLSQAFNHWLNVPEDKIQVIIEVTEMLHNASLLVDDIEDNSKLRRGFPVAHSIYGIPSVINCANYVYFLGLEKVLTLDHPDAVKVFTRQLLELHKGQGLDIYWRDTYTCPTEAEYKAMVLQKTGGLFGLAVGLMQLFSNYKKDLKPLLNTLGLFFQIRDDYANLHSKEYSENKSFCEDLTEGKFSFPTIHAIWSRPESTQVQNILRQRTENIDIKKYCVHYLENVGSFEYTRNTLKELESEAYKQIESLGGNPELVALVEQLSKMFRETEN is encoded by the exons gTAAGCAAGTGAGAACCAAACTGTCACAGGCCTTTAATCACTGGCTGAATGTTCCAGAAGATAAAATACAG GTTATCATTGAAGTGACAGAGATGTTGCACAATGCAAGCCTACTTGTGGATGATATCGAAGATAACTCAAAGCTACGACGGGGCTTTCCAGTGGCACACAGTATCTATGGAATTCCATCTGTAATCAACTGTGCTaattatgtgtattttcttgGCTTAGAGAAGGTTTTAACCCTTGATCATCCAGATGCTGTTAAAGTTTTTACCCGTCAACTTCTGGAACTCCATAAAGGTCAAGGCTTGGATATTTACTGGAGGGATACTTACACCTGTCCTACAGAAGCTGAGTATAAAGCTATGGTACTGCAAAAGACAGGTGGTCTCTTTGGATTAGCTGTAGGCCTCATGCAGCTGTTctcaaattacaaaaaagaCTTAAAGCCACTTCTTAACACACTTGGCCTCTTCTTCCAAATAAGAGATGACTACGCCAACTTACACTCCAAAGAATATAGCGAAAACAAGAGTTTTTGTGAAGACTTAACTGAGGGCAAGTTCTCATTCCCAACCATTCATGCAATTTGGTCAAGGCCTGAAAGTACTCAGGTGCAAAACATTTTACGTCAAAGGACGGAGAACATAGATATAAAAAAGTACTGTGTACATTACCTTGAGAATGTGGGTTCATTTGAGTACACTCGGAATACATTGAAAGAGCTTGAATCTGAAGCCTATAAGCAAATTGAATCACTTGGGGGAAACCCTGAGCTTGTGGCACTAGTTGAACAGCTGAGCAAAATgttcagagaaactgaaaattga
- the GGPS1 gene encoding geranylgeranyl pyrophosphate synthase isoform X1 yields the protein MLHNASLLVDDIEDNSKLRRGFPVAHSIYGIPSVINCANYVYFLGLEKVLTLDHPDAVKVFTRQLLELHKGQGLDIYWRDTYTCPTEAEYKAMVLQKTGGLFGLAVGLMQLFSNYKKDLKPLLNTLGLFFQIRDDYANLHSKEYSENKSFCEDLTEGKFSFPTIHAIWSRPESTQVQNILRQRTENIDIKKYCVHYLENVGSFEYTRNTLKELESEAYKQIESLGGNPELVALVEQLSKMFRETEN from the coding sequence ATGTTGCACAATGCAAGCCTACTTGTGGATGATATCGAAGATAACTCAAAGCTACGACGGGGCTTTCCAGTGGCACACAGTATCTATGGAATTCCATCTGTAATCAACTGTGCTaattatgtgtattttcttgGCTTAGAGAAGGTTTTAACCCTTGATCATCCAGATGCTGTTAAAGTTTTTACCCGTCAACTTCTGGAACTCCATAAAGGTCAAGGCTTGGATATTTACTGGAGGGATACTTACACCTGTCCTACAGAAGCTGAGTATAAAGCTATGGTACTGCAAAAGACAGGTGGTCTCTTTGGATTAGCTGTAGGCCTCATGCAGCTGTTctcaaattacaaaaaagaCTTAAAGCCACTTCTTAACACACTTGGCCTCTTCTTCCAAATAAGAGATGACTACGCCAACTTACACTCCAAAGAATATAGCGAAAACAAGAGTTTTTGTGAAGACTTAACTGAGGGCAAGTTCTCATTCCCAACCATTCATGCAATTTGGTCAAGGCCTGAAAGTACTCAGGTGCAAAACATTTTACGTCAAAGGACGGAGAACATAGATATAAAAAAGTACTGTGTACATTACCTTGAGAATGTGGGTTCATTTGAGTACACTCGGAATACATTGAAAGAGCTTGAATCTGAAGCCTATAAGCAAATTGAATCACTTGGGGGAAACCCTGAGCTTGTGGCACTAGTTGAACAGCTGAGCAAAATgttcagagaaactgaaaattga